The following are from one region of the Salvia hispanica cultivar TCC Black 2014 chromosome 1, UniMelb_Shisp_WGS_1.0, whole genome shotgun sequence genome:
- the LOC125211988 gene encoding uncharacterized protein LOC125211988 isoform X3 — protein MGNESETQTLLNAAEYLLQSRNFADCINYAARAHDSDPTNPAPVRILSTASVLSASKITATHHDYYAVLNLPYFDSDSSRIDSTFETLTSILDPNTNRCPFASEAFDLAVKAWSVLSNPLEKARFDAELQAFFDPAVSTSATFWTICPYCYYVYEYDKVFEDCCLKCQNQRCRRVLHAVPIAGPPPPPDVVSRGQYCCPGFMPFALRSNDGKPIRDKLWLPFAPSHHLGNRFSGSC, from the exons ATGGGTAACGAATCCGAAACGCAAACGCTTCTAAACGCGGCCGAATATCTCCTCCAAAGCCGCAACTTCGCCGACTGCATCAACTACGCCGCCCGCGCCCACGATTCCGACCCCACAAATCCCGCCCCCGTCAGAATCCTCTCCACCGCCTCCGTCCTCTCCGCCTCCAAAATCACCGCCACTCACCATGACTACTACGCCGTCCTCAATCTCCCCTATTTCGACTCCGATTCCTCTCGAATCGACTCCACCTTCGAAACCCTAACTTCAATTCTCGATCCCAATACCAACCGCTGCCCCTTCGCATCCGAGGCCTTCGATTTGGCGGTCAAAGCGTGGTCCGTCCTGTCTAATCCCCTCGAGAAGGCCCGGTTCGATGCCGAGTTGCAGGCGTTTTTCGATCCCGCCGTCTCTACCTCCGCTACCTTTTGGACAATCTGCCCTTATTGCTATTACGTCTACGAGTATGATAAGGTTTTCGAGGATTGCTGCTTGAAGTGCCAGAATCAGAGGTGTAGACGAGTGCTTCACGCCGTGCCGATTGCGgggcctccgccgccgccggacGTGGTGTCCAGGGGCCAGTACTGCTGCCCTGGATTCATGCCGTTCGCGCTTCGTTCCAACGATGGAAAGCCAATTCGAGACAAATTATGGCTTCCCTTCGCGCCTTCGCATCACTTAG GGAACAGGTTCTCAGGCTCATGTTAA
- the LOC125211988 gene encoding uncharacterized protein LOC125211988 isoform X1, which yields MGNESETQTLLNAAEYLLQSRNFADCINYAARAHDSDPTNPAPVRILSTASVLSASKITATHHDYYAVLNLPYFDSDSSRIDSTFETLTSILDPNTNRCPFASEAFDLAVKAWSVLSNPLEKARFDAELQAFFDPAVSTSATFWTICPYCYYVYEYDKVFEDCCLKCQNQRCRRVLHAVPIAGPPPPPDVVSRGQYCCPGFMPFALRSNDGKPIRDKLWLPFAPSHHLGSQAHVNGKKARTEGNSRKRMKSAPWKSKKLLGRGINIDGDEAHRVYGVRDESCFNDEPEPCLGGLEFLNGDDDVFVSLPCEFDMGNGRPMAL from the exons ATGGGTAACGAATCCGAAACGCAAACGCTTCTAAACGCGGCCGAATATCTCCTCCAAAGCCGCAACTTCGCCGACTGCATCAACTACGCCGCCCGCGCCCACGATTCCGACCCCACAAATCCCGCCCCCGTCAGAATCCTCTCCACCGCCTCCGTCCTCTCCGCCTCCAAAATCACCGCCACTCACCATGACTACTACGCCGTCCTCAATCTCCCCTATTTCGACTCCGATTCCTCTCGAATCGACTCCACCTTCGAAACCCTAACTTCAATTCTCGATCCCAATACCAACCGCTGCCCCTTCGCATCCGAGGCCTTCGATTTGGCGGTCAAAGCGTGGTCCGTCCTGTCTAATCCCCTCGAGAAGGCCCGGTTCGATGCCGAGTTGCAGGCGTTTTTCGATCCCGCCGTCTCTACCTCCGCTACCTTTTGGACAATCTGCCCTTATTGCTATTACGTCTACGAGTATGATAAGGTTTTCGAGGATTGCTGCTTGAAGTGCCAGAATCAGAGGTGTAGACGAGTGCTTCACGCCGTGCCGATTGCGgggcctccgccgccgccggacGTGGTGTCCAGGGGCCAGTACTGCTGCCCTGGATTCATGCCGTTCGCGCTTCGTTCCAACGATGGAAAGCCAATTCGAGACAAATTATGGCTTCCCTTCGCGCCTTCGCATCACTTAG GTTCTCAGGCTCATGTTAATGGAAAAAAGGCGAGAACGGAAGGAAATTCAAGAAAGAGGATGAAATCCGCGCCCTGGAAATCAAAGAAGTTGTTGGGTAGAGGGATTAATATCGATGGCGACGAGGCACATCGTGTATACGGAGTTAGGGACGAGAGTTGTTTTAATGACGAACCCGAGCCTTGTTTGGGGGGACTGGAGTTCCTTAATGGAGATGATGATGTATTCGTTAGTTTGCCGTGCGAATTTGATATGGGAAATGGGAGACCAATGGCCTTGTAA
- the LOC125211988 gene encoding uncharacterized protein LOC125211988 isoform X2: MGNESETQTLLNAAEYLLQSRNFADCINYAARAHDSDPTNPAPVRILSTASVLSASKITATHHDYYAVLNLPYFDSDSSRIDSTFETLTSILDPNTNRCPFASEAFDLAVKAWSVLSNPLEKARFDAELQAFFDPAVSTSATFWTICPYCYYVYEYDKVFEDCCLKCQNQRCRRVLHAVPIAGPPPPPDVVSRGQYCCPGFMPFALRSNDGKPIRDKLWLPFAPSHHLDFREQVLRLMLMEKRRERKEIQERG; this comes from the exons ATGGGTAACGAATCCGAAACGCAAACGCTTCTAAACGCGGCCGAATATCTCCTCCAAAGCCGCAACTTCGCCGACTGCATCAACTACGCCGCCCGCGCCCACGATTCCGACCCCACAAATCCCGCCCCCGTCAGAATCCTCTCCACCGCCTCCGTCCTCTCCGCCTCCAAAATCACCGCCACTCACCATGACTACTACGCCGTCCTCAATCTCCCCTATTTCGACTCCGATTCCTCTCGAATCGACTCCACCTTCGAAACCCTAACTTCAATTCTCGATCCCAATACCAACCGCTGCCCCTTCGCATCCGAGGCCTTCGATTTGGCGGTCAAAGCGTGGTCCGTCCTGTCTAATCCCCTCGAGAAGGCCCGGTTCGATGCCGAGTTGCAGGCGTTTTTCGATCCCGCCGTCTCTACCTCCGCTACCTTTTGGACAATCTGCCCTTATTGCTATTACGTCTACGAGTATGATAAGGTTTTCGAGGATTGCTGCTTGAAGTGCCAGAATCAGAGGTGTAGACGAGTGCTTCACGCCGTGCCGATTGCGgggcctccgccgccgccggacGTGGTGTCCAGGGGCCAGTACTGCTGCCCTGGATTCATGCCGTTCGCGCTTCGTTCCAACGATGGAAAGCCAATTCGAGACAAATTATGGCTTCCCTTCGCGCCTTCGCATCACTTAG ATTTCAGGGAACAGGTTCTCAGGCTCATGTTAATGGAAAAAAGGCGAGAACGGAAGGAAATTCAAGAAAGAGGATGA